A region from the Triticum urartu cultivar G1812 chromosome 1, Tu2.1, whole genome shotgun sequence genome encodes:
- the LOC125524202 gene encoding ubiquitin carboxyl-terminal hydrolase 25, which produces MAPTAEPASPAPPRRPRSGPPPGLKNLGNTCYLNSVLQCLASTPPLASFCLASRHSNLCKKVFPNRDKECAFCVLERQIVRQLRAEAGALDSPGKVLRSLPLFAEHFRWGRQEDAHEFLRYVIDACHTACLRIRKRLPVATANGDCGPEEGRGQGSCMVMRETFGGALLSQVKCLVCKGESNKTDEIMDLSLDLLGTSSVGDALTCFFKPEVLEGANKYSCERCKKLTSARKQMFILKAPKVLVIQLKRFDGIHGGKINRNIEFKEGLVLSDFMYDKNQDPQPVYNLFGSIVHSGFSQDSGHYYAYVKDATGRWYCCNDSQVSLSRSQDVLTEKVYILFYILSSKTQTNSTNGYSSSAVKSSNTNGNGISSAACSEPLKIPLVKQNGSCSTKGIVPLPLKNGKIAPGLQFKPIHLKNTGTEKVASNGKPHPVLRKPEVNEATALVESNGCGPAKSAEPSEGYANGSISCDKLDADSQRMLQGTDGNGHPVHFVGLQETSGAKATCAENPPEQPSSVVTSTLDKSICSSEKGPKSSVLHPEVSADSVKAVVASAKDSACLKHHLEEGKFKEMLAESASSELRSSGWADDVCNFMRSAKRQCIQNTGMSQDSEAIRKQLISDSGRVFRSKIPELLREDLIQSLRSYFEDKF; this is translated from the exons ATGGCCCCCACCGCGGAGCCGGCGTCCCCGGCGCCGCCGCGGCGCCCGCGCTCCGGCCCGCCCCCCGGGCTCAAGAACCTCGGCAACACCTGCTACCTCAACAGCGTCCTCCAGTGCCTCGCCTCCACGCCTCCGCTCGCCAGCTTCTGTCTCGCCTCCCGCCACTCCAATCTAT GCAAAAAAGTGTTTCCCAACAGGGACAAGGAGTGTGCCTTCTGCGTCCTCGAGCGGCAGATTGTGCGGCAGCTTCGGGCGGAGGCAGGGGCGCTCGACTCGCCTGGGAAGGTCCTCCGCAGCCTGCCGCTCTTCGCCGAGCACTTCCGGTGGGGGCGCCAGGAGGACGCCCACGAGTTCCTGCGCTACGTCATAGACGCTTGTCACACTGCCTGCCTCCGCATACGCAAGCGCCTCCCCGTGGCAACTGCCAATGGCGACTGTGGCCCGGAGGAGGGCCGAGGTCAGGGGAGCTGTATGGTGATGAGGGAGACATTTGGCGGGGCACTGCTCAGCCAGGTGAAGTGCCTTGTGTGCAAGGGAGAGTCAAACAAGACCGACGAGATCATGGACCTCAGCCTCGACCTGCTCGGGACCAGTTCTGTTGGCGATGCCCTTACATGCTTCTTCAAGCCTGAGGTATTGGAGGGTGCAAACAAATACAGTTGTGAAAG ATGCAAGAAGCTCACCTCAGCTCGGAAGCAAATGTTCATACTCAAGGCACCTAAGGTTCTTGTTATACAACTCAAG AGGTTTGATGGAATACATGGTGGGAAGATCAATAGGAACATAGAGTTCAAGGAAGGTCTTGTTCTTTCCGACTTCATGTATGACAAAAACCAG GACCCACAACCGGTATATAATCTTTTTGGCAGCATCGTCCATTCAGGTTTCTCCCAAGATTCTGGTCATTACTATGCATATGTTAAG GATGCTACTGGTCGCTGGTACTGTTGTAATGATTCTCAGGTCTCCCTCTCAAGATCTCAGGACGTTTTGACTGAGAAGGTCTATATCCTATTCTATATACTGAGTTCCAAAACTCAAACAAATAGTACAAATGGTTACTCTTCTAGTGCAGTTAAATCTTCCAACACCAATGGGAATGGCATATCAAGTGCCGCATGTAGTGAGCCCCTGAAGATACCATTAGTGAAGCAGAACGGCTCATGCTCTACTAAAGGTATTGTGCCACTACCCCTAAAGAATGGCAAGATTGCACCAGGTCTACAGTTCAAGCCGATCCACTTGAAGAATACAGGAACAGAGAAGGTTGCATCAAATGGCAAACCGCACCCCGTTTTGAGAAAGCCAGAAGTTAATGAAGCCACAGCACTAGTGGAATCGAACGGATGCGGACCCGCAAAATCTGCAGAACCCAGTGAAGGGTATGCTAATGGTAGTATTTCCTGCGATAAGTTGGACGCTGATTCACAAAGAATGTTGCAAGGCACAGATGGAAATGGACATCCAGTTCATTTTGTTGGCCTCCAAGAGACCAGTGGTGCCAAGGCCACGTGTGCTGAAAACCCCCCTGAACAGCCATCTAGTGTTGTTACCTCAACATTGGACAAGAGCATTTGTAGTTCAGAAAAGGGTCCTAAAAGCTCAGTTTTACACCCTGAAGTATCTGCTGACTCAGTCAAAGCAGTGGTGGCTTCAGCCAAGGACAGTGCATGCTTGAAGCATCATCTTGAAGAAGGAAAGTTTAAGGAAAT GCTTGCTGAATCAGCATCTTCTGAGCTTCGGTCGTCTGGTTGGGCGGATGATGTATGTAATTTTATGCGTTCTGCAAAGAGGCAGTGTATACAGAACACAGGCATGTCTCAAGATAGTGAGGCAATCAG GAAGCAGCTAATAAGTGATTCTGGAAGAGTATTTAGGTCCAAAATTCCAGAGTTACTGCGGGAAGATCTGATTCAATCCCTGAGATCATACTTCGAGGATAAATTTTGA